The window GGTACGACAGATTGAAACCAAGCTGCCATTATTTTTTCTGGAAAGCTAAGGGGGCCAAAGGTTTCAGGATTGTTGAACTCGATGCACAGAAAAGCCAGAGTACCGAATATCAACAGAAACAAAGTCGTACTTGTAGCAACCTTAAAATTCAGAGAAAAGACAACGCAGACTGGATTTTTAGTTATGCGATCGCGCATCCAGTAATACATTTCCATAATTACTTGATAGCCGATCCCACCAAAAATAATTAAGGTGCTGACGACAAAATTGACCATGGGCGATCGCACATACCCAATCAAATTATCAGAAAACAGACTAAAGCCTGCATTATTAAACGAATTTACACTGTGAAAAATTGCCGACCAAACCCCTGCTTGAAACCCCAGATCCTTTACGAAAACTGGCATTAGCAAAAAAACGCCCGTCAGTTCAAACAGCAGCGTGGTGGCAATAATCGAGCGCAATAATGGAATGGCACCAGCCATCCCCGGCATATCTAAAGATTGTTGCAGGGCGATTTTGTCTTTCAAGCCAAACTTGCGTCCCAGCACCAGCAGCAGGAAAGTTGTCACGCTCATATAGCCCAACCCGCCCACTTGCACCAGAAGAACGATAAACAGCTGCCCCCAAAAAGAATAATACTTTCCGACATCAACAACAGATAAACCCGTGACGCATACAGCAGACGTAGAAGTAAAGAGAGCAGTCACCGGATCGCTCCAACCCCCATTACTCATCGAGATGGGTAGCATGAGCAATATAGTGCCGAAGGTAATAACAGCCAGGAATCCAAAGCAAATAGTTCTAGGGACAGTCATGGACTATGTATGATGAACAAGAGGATTTAACTTGTCGATTGTTGACGATTTTATAGCTTTCTGATGACATCAACTCTTTACCAGCAAATTCAGCAACTTTATGACGCTTCCTCTGGTTTGTGGGAGCAGATTTGGGGCGAACACATGCATCACGGCTACTATGGTGCAGATGGAACGCAGAAAAAAGATCGCCGCATCGCGCAAATCGATCTTATTGAAGAACTCCTAAATTGGGCAGGAGTAACCCATGCCGAGCATATCCTAGATGTGGGATGCGGTATTGGTGGCAGTTCTCTTTATCTATCCGAAAAGTTTAATGCATCTGCTACTGGCATTACTCTCAGTCCCGTCCAAGCCGCTAGAGCAAAGGAACGCGCCCAAGCCGCAGGGTTGAGTGCGAGGGCGGATTTCCAGGTAACAGATGCATTAAATATGCCCTTTGCTGATGATTCCTTTGATTTAGTTTGGTCTTTGGAAAGCGGCGAACATATGCCTGATAAAAGGAAGTTTTTACAGGAATGTTACCGAGTGCTTAAGCCTGGTGGAACTTTTATTATGGCAACTTGGTGTCATCGTCCCCTTGCTGGAAAGGCTGGGCAATTAACAGATGATGAGAGGAAACATTTGGCAGAAATTTACCGCGTTTATGCTTTGCCTTATGTAATTTCGCTGCCAGAATATGAGTCTATGGCTGATAAGATTTCTTTCCAAGATCTTCGCACGGCAGATTGGTCAACTGCTGTCGCTCCATTCTGGGATGTGGTGATTGATTCTGCATTCACTCCTAGCGCAATTTTGGGTTTAATTATGTCCGGTTGGGGCACAATTGAAGCTGCACTTTCATTAGGATTAATGAGTCGCGGCTATCAGCGGGGTTTGGTTCGATTCGGGTTGCTTTGTGGCACAA of the Microcoleus sp. FACHB-831 genome contains:
- a CDS encoding TrkH family potassium uptake protein — translated: MTVPRTICFGFLAVITFGTILLMLPISMSNGGWSDPVTALFTSTSAVCVTGLSVVDVGKYYSFWGQLFIVLLVQVGGLGYMSVTTFLLLVLGRKFGLKDKIALQQSLDMPGMAGAIPLLRSIIATTLLFELTGVFLLMPVFVKDLGFQAGVWSAIFHSVNSFNNAGFSLFSDNLIGYVRSPMVNFVVSTLIIFGGIGYQVIMEMYYWMRDRITKNPVCVVFSLNFKVATSTTLFLLIFGTLAFLCIEFNNPETFGPLSFPEKIMAAWFQSVVPRTAGFNTVDYARMHAASLFITIVLMYLGASPGSTGGGIKTTTLRVLFSSTRAVLQGREEVHCYDRQIPLALILKAVGVVVGSLILVLVSTTLIALTDPIALKAPGGDFIQILFEVVSAFATVGLSTGYTAGMSVPAKLIIVLTMYLGRVGVLLLMSAIFGDPKPTAVRYPEANLLVG
- a CDS encoding methyltransferase domain-containing protein is translated as MTSTLYQQIQQLYDASSGLWEQIWGEHMHHGYYGADGTQKKDRRIAQIDLIEELLNWAGVTHAEHILDVGCGIGGSSLYLSEKFNASATGITLSPVQAARAKERAQAAGLSARADFQVTDALNMPFADDSFDLVWSLESGEHMPDKRKFLQECYRVLKPGGTFIMATWCHRPLAGKAGQLTDDERKHLAEIYRVYALPYVISLPEYESMADKISFQDLRTADWSTAVAPFWDVVIDSAFTPSAILGLIMSGWGTIEAALSLGLMSRGYQRGLVRFGLLCGTK